The sequence below is a genomic window from Candidatus Neomarinimicrobiota bacterium.
AATCAGGCTGACCAGCTTATCTACCAGACTGAGAAAAACCTCAAGGAATTCGAGGGAAAACTCAGTGATGACGACAAGAAGAGTTTAGAAGAGGCTGTTGAAAAACTTAAATCGGCCTCTGCTGGAAGCAATCCGGAAGATATCAAGTCTGCCACTGAAGCCCTCAATTCGGCTTGGAACAAAATCGCCGGCAAAATGTACGAAAGTTCCAAGCAGGAGGAGGCTGGTGCTCAGGCGCCTCCTGACCCCACCGATGAACCCAAGAAAGGGGATGACAAGGAGATCGAGGACGCAGACTTCGAAGTCGTAGACGATTAACTTCGGTTTTATAACGACTAATTAAATGGCGAGTCTGTCAACTCGCCATTTTTTGTATTTGGAACTTCATTAAGTTAAATTTGTTTTGAAGTAGTCTGTTGTGAGAAGAAGACATAAAGCACTCCTCATCCTTACGCTTGTGCTGGCTCTGCTCAGCGGCAGCGTCATTTATATTGTCTTAGCTCCTGGGCGGTGGACAAGGGAGATTGTCCAATATATAAACCAATCACTCATGTCAGACAGTGGGTGGAATCTTTCGATTGGAAATTTGGAAGGCCAGTTGATCTCTGACATCCACATTGAAAATGTTTATCTCCGGAACACCGACGGCTCCCTTGTCTTCTTCTGTGAAACAAGTGATCTGAATCTCGATTTTACTCAGATAATTACCGGTAATTGGGCACTATCTAATCTTGTTCTAGACAACGTGTTGATCACGCTGAAAGACGCAGAGGGAAATGGTGAACTCAACATGGAATTTATGGAAAAATTGGCCCATAACGATCTGAAGGTAAAGTCCCTGTCTGTACTCCGGTCTTCAATTTTGGTCAAGGAAGGGACAAACGAAAGACTGTACAGCTTTGAAGCGTCCGGTCGTCTCCAACCTGATGGAGAGACAATGTCATTTCATGTCTCTCATGCCATGTTCCACGATTTTCAAACTGACAATCAGCTTAACCTAGAAGATGGTGAACTGAAACTTGGGGCATCTTTTGTCAGTGCCAGCAATGTTTTAGGTGATCTCAACGGTTATCAAATCTCACTGAATGGTGATGCTCAGTTTGCTCATGAGACAAATCTTGCAATGGAATTGAGCGTTCACAATATCGACTTAACGGAATTCAAATCGTGGCAGCTTGCAGACATCCTCCATGCGCAGAATGCTGATCTTCATTTGGACATCGAGTTTGACATAACTCAAGCGTATGTTGAGGCGCGGCTGGAAGAATCGGCCACTTCCACTCTCATTGCCAATATTGAAACTCATTTTGAGATCGATCACGGTGATTATCGGTTATTTGATTCTGTGATTGATATTAATGAGGCTCATTTTTCTGGCAGTGGTAGCTGGAAAGAAGCTTCGGGCATTTCTCTTGACCTCTATGTCTCCAATCTTGATCTCGCTGAGTTTGGTCTTTCAGCTAAGAATACCAACATTCAGGGCACCACCAAAGTTGATCTCGCTCTTACCGATGCCAATGACCTTTCCGGTCTCACAGCCAAGATTGCTCTTCAGAATGACAACTTCGGCAGCACCGAATTTTTGGCTGTCTCGGGAAAAATTGACTATAGTGAGGGGACCATTTCTTTTCCCGATTCACTGACTATAAACATGGGTTTGGGTACCCTTCAGGCAAAGGGTGAAATTGACCTGGAAAGACAGAAAATGGATCTCATCTTTGTATTACAGGAAACGGCGCTTCCGGTATTTGCTTCCTTTGTCGGTTTGGAGGGGAGCCCGGACGGCGTGGCTTACGGCACAGTGGAATTGTTTGGCTTTATCGATGACCCTTCCATCAAAGGAAATCTGACCGTTCGCAAAGCATCTTACAAAGACATTGAAGTCTCCTCTATTAAGTCAAGCTTTATGATTAACTCAATTTTCAAGACACGGCACGGTTCACTTGTAGCTGAGGCCGGCAACACAATTTTTAGGAACGTTAATGTGGATCGTGCCTCACTTAATCTTTACTTTATGGGAGACACTATTCTAATTGCTAATGCGGATGCTAAATCAGGTGACGAGTTTCTTCGTCTGTCCGGGAAAATAATGGAATTCCAATTACTGGAAGTTGATCAGATCCAATCTTCCTTACAGGGACAGTTTGTTTCCAGTTTGGAGCCTTTCTTTGTATCCCATAAAGATAATCAACTTAAGATCGGGCCAGCCCGTTTGAAGATCAATGAAGGTTCACTGGAAACAGAACTTGAATTCAAAGAGGGCCTACTTAAAGAGGGTCAATTTTCGGCAATCAATATTGATTTAGAGGGTATCAGCAAACTGTTTAATCAACCTCTTCCGATTACAGGTTCTGCCTTTGCTGAATTCACCGCCAGCACGGCCCGTGAGCAGTTGTCGATCGAAGGTTCTGTCCAGATTCGTGATGGAATTTGGGAAGGATTCGCCTTTGATGATCTCCTTTTCACCGCCACACTTGAAGGCGATCAGGTTACGGTTAAACAGATGCAACTCAGAAGAGGCCAGGATATTGCCCTCGACATTTCCGGCTTCTACACTGTTGAGACAGGGGCGGATCAGTTTCTTGCTGCAAAATCGGACGGTATTTTGAGTTTTTCAAGCAGTTTCCGGGAATTTGACCTGAAACTGCTATCACCGTACTTGCCAGAATGGTGGGCTCTAGAAGGTGAAGCGACAGGAAGTTTCGCCATGAGCGGTACCTCGAAATCATCTGAAATCGGGTTTTCATTTTCTATTACTGATCTCCGTTTTTCTCTTATCCAGGCTGAGCATATTTCTGCCTCCGGACGATACATAGATCATCGTCTCTATTTCGACGATTTTGTAGGGTTGACCGCGGCAGGGGAATACACCGGTGAGGGTTATCTCCCTGTTGACTTTGGATTAGTGCCTGAGGATGAAGACCGGTGGATTGAATCTGATCCTATCGCAATGCGATTTACATCGAGAACCTCATCTATGGATTTTCTGTCGCCCTACTTTGCAGATATCGATTCTATAACAGGTGATATTGAAATTGCACTCCAAATTGAGGGAACTCCGGGGAAACCGGTGAGGAATGGCTCTATCGATATTGCCCATGGAAAGGTTTACTACGCTTTGCTGGACATTCCCATCTCTGGTATCAACGTCAGCGCTCTTCTTAAAGAAAACATGCTTATTGTTGATAGGTTCACAGCCACTTCAAATATTCCTGATGACACCAACTGGGGGCAGAATTTGCTTTCGAACCTGGCCAAGGTTTCCGGGGGCAGGCTTTTCGGGAAGAAAAGAGAGGGAGTTCGGGACAATCTCAGGATCACCGGCACCATGGACATGACCCATTTTTTCAGTCCGAACCTGGCTTTTCTGATAGATGGTTCGGATGTTTATGTGCGAACACTTCTCGGCGAAATTGAGGGTACAGTTGATATGCATCTCTCAGTCACCGGCAAGGATACCGTTACCATTTCGGGCGAAATTGTACCCACCGAAGCGGTTTTGAGGATGGAGTTTACAGGGGGGGAAGACTACGGTGAAGTTTTCACGGAAGATGGTACAGTTTTCAATTACCGTATCAATTTCCCAATAAACGACAAGCTTTTCGTACAGAATAGCCAGATCGATGCTGAAGTGTCCGGCTATATGTCAATTCAAAAGACCGGTAATGAGCCTTACCGTTATGCCGGTGAGCTTGATGTTATTGAAGGAAAATTCTATTACTACTCCGATGTATTCAATATTGAAGAGGGTCATCTCGCTTTTGATCCCACCGAACTGAATCCCAGGCTCGACATCAAAGCCACCACAGATATTGCGGGCGAGCAGATCCTTGTTAGTCTAACGGGTGAGCTTGATGATCCTGTCCTTGTTCTTGAACACAGTGAAAACTTTTTTAGCCAGGAAGATCTGCTCCAGCTCCTGACTCTTCAGAGGCGGTTTGATGATGACATCACCAGGGGTATCGGAAGGCAGTCTGCTTTTCTTTTCGGGAGGTTTCTTGAAAATGAGCTGGAGAAAAACCTTGCCCGATCAAACCCTCTTTTCGATGAGTTTGACATTGAAGGTTCCTCGATACTTATCGATCCTACAGAAGAATCAGATCTCGCAGTGAAGGTCGGTACCCGTCTCACATCAAGTCTCTCCCTGAGCTACAAGAGAAGTTTTTCTCTTGCGCAACCGAACCAGTTGGGTGTAGAGTATCGTCTAAACCGAAACGTTTCTCTTGTGGTGACGTATGATGAAGACGGACAGGTCCACCTCAAATACCGGCGCAAGTACCGGTTCTAGATTGATCCCCAAATTCAGTACGCCTCTGGCGGCACTGGCACTAGCCGCTGTGGCATTTGTCTCTCTTCATGGTCAACTTTCCACCGTCAGATATGTTGTAGGAATTATCACGTTTGATGGGAATAAGACCATCTCAGCCAATGTTCTGAAAGAAGTGCTCCAACTGAAAGAGTCAAGACTCTGGAACTTCACAGAGTTCAATCGCAGGTCTTTGAAACTGGACGCCTTTAACTTAAGAAACTATTATATCTCGAAAGGATTCCTCGAAGTAGAAGTGGAGGAATCTTTCGAGACCCTGAATGATAACAGTGTCGATATTGTCTTTAAGATAAACGAAGGAGCAAGGTCCAGACTCCGCTCTGTCACTGTCCAGGGGAATCGCTCCCTGGAAGAGAGACAGATTCTTCGGCTTTTGGATTTGAGGATTGGGAGACCATTTAATCTTGCTGCCTTCGGTCGAAATTTCTCTGACCTGGAGTACAAATATCATACGCTGGGTAAACTTTTCTTCAACATGGAACACATTTATGCGCCCGGAACGGATATTGATCTCACACTCCTCATTGAGGAAGGTCCCGATGTATACATTGATAAGATTCAGGTTGTGGGGCTGGACAAGGTGGACAGCTCTTTTGTCCTGAGGGAGTTGGAGTTTCGCTCCGACGATTTGTACAATGCTGAAATGGTCCAACTCTCTGAGCGGCAAATATTTGAAACATCTCTCTTTTCTCTGGTAGATATTCTTCCCAAGAAAAGTGAACGGACAGGTAACTGGGTGAATGTAACAATTGAGGTTCGTGAGATGGAAAAGCGGGATCTACTCATTGAGCCAGGTTTCGCCCATATCCCATCCAGTAGTTCGGGCGGTGAGCCTTTCTCCGGTATTGAGGGTGCCGTACGCCTTGTAGACAGGAGTATCTATAATAGTGGTGTCAGGATGGGACTGAAAAGTTCGGTGGATTTTCCCATTGATGTGCTGGTCAATCGTGGATCAGTCCCTGTAATTTTCCGGTCTGATCTCTCATTCAGCGGCAACTGGTTATTAAAATTCAGGGCCCCCAATACATTGCGGTTTTTTGTGGATCGCGCTCCTGAACTTTTGCGTGTTGATGAACCGATTTTCAGATATGGCACGGAATGGACAGGGCTCCATAGATTTTCTGAAGAGTCTGTTCTAAGAGGTAGTTTGCGATGGACCCGCATCATCTCTGACCGAATGACGGAGGAGGAGCAGCAAAGAGAGCAGCAACGCAGTTTGTCCCTGCGCTTCAGGCACCGTGACCTGGATAATCTCATCACACCGCGGGAAGGGTGGTCCCTGACAATTGATTCTGAAGTAGTGGGGTGGATTCTTGGAGGAACACAGGACTACTACAAAGTTGAATTTGATTTTCGAAGGTTCCAGCCTCTTTCGCGAGGACGTGTTTTCGCTTTCCGGACAAAAATAGGTCGAATGGATCGTCTTTTCGAAGATTCGCCCTACATTCCATCTTATGGTCTGTTTTATCTTGGCGGAAGTACGAGCTTAAGAGGATGGCCGGCGCAGCGCTATCTTACATCCGAAAATGACGGTCTCGTACGTCCCTTAGGTGGCTTGATTAAGGTCCTTTTTAACAGTGAATTAAGAATTCCTCTCCGGGGTGTTCTCGGTGTTAACCTGTTTGTAGATGGCGGTATTCTTGCCGTCTCTTTGAGTGAACTGGCAAACCAGGTCGAGGCGTGGAAAGAGGGTGAAGGGTGGAATTACGGTGCCGAGCTAACGGTGAGCACACCTTTGGGCCCTATTCGACTCTATTACGCAATACCAATTACCAACCCTGGTAAAGCTGTCATGAACCTTGGTGTTCCATACGCTTTTTGAGAAGGGAACTTTTCCAGGAGTCTCTAGTATCTTTAAATAATATTCACCGGTTTCGATTTGTGGGGTCAATAGTAAGAAGCTAAATTCCGCATCTTTTTCAATGTGAGAACTGATACGAATATGACTTTGAATAGAATCTTTTATAGCTGCCTGGCGGCACTGCTCCTTGTAGTCGGATGCGTTAAAGAATCGCCTGCCGATCTTCTCTCACAGAGTAAATCCCTAATTCAGGAGAGAAAGTATTCCGACGCCATCACCGTGTTGCGTCAGTTGATGGATAAATATCCTGAATCAGAGCTAGCTGCCGAGGGGCAATACATGCTTGGTGATACGTACATTGCTTTCAACAAAAATTTTGAGCAGGCACTGAACGAGTATCGAGTTGTGGTTCAGAATTATCCAGAGACACGCTTCGCCATCAATGCACAGTTCATGATCGGCTATGTATATGCCAACTTTGTGCAGGATTACAACCAAGCCAGGATGGAGTATGAAAGGTTCCTAGAGCTATATTCAACTGAAGCTGATAGCGGTCTCGTTCAGTCTGTAAAGTTTGAGCTCGAGAATTTGGGAAGGGATTTAAACGAAATTCCACAACTCAAGCACATTTCCTCTTAGTACTCCTCAAAAGAGCAAATCATGACCGATTTTAACCTTACAGAACTCAACGATAAGATTGCCAAAGAATCAGTTTTTGTTAAGCCGCTCATAGATGAGATCGGTAAGGTCATAGTCGGGCAAAATGAGGTTGTTACAAAAATCCTCATTGGCCTTCTGTCAAATGGACACATCCTTTTGGAAGGTGTGCCGGGATTGGCAAAAACTACCATCGTAAAAACAGTGGCACAGCTCATTGAAACCAAATTTCAACGAATCCAGTTCACACCCGACATGTTGCCGGCTGATCTTATCGGCACTCTTATTTATAATCAGAAAACTGGTGGTTTCGAAACAAAACAGGGACCCCTTTTTGCCAATATTATACTTGCTGATGAGATTAATCGGTCTCCGGCTAAAGTCCAAAGTGCGCTTCTTGAGGCAATGCAGGAGCGGCAGATCACCATCGGGGAAGAGACTTTTCTTCTGGATGATCCGTTCCTTGTTTTTGCCACACAAAACCCAATTGAACAGGAGGGTACCTATCCGCTGCCGGAAGCACAGGTGGACAGGTTTATGATGAAACTGAAGGTCGACTACCCTTCTAAGGATGAAGAGTTGGAGATTCTTCGAAAAGTAGCTGTGATTAACAGTAAAACTGAACTGGTACCTGTAGTAAATCCGTCTGCCATCAAAAAAGCCAGACTGGTGGTGAGCGACATCTATGTGGATGAAAAGATTGAAAAGTATGTGGTGGATCTGATCTTGGCCACAAGGGATCCAGACAGCTATG
It includes:
- a CDS encoding molecular chaperone DnaK (heat shock protein 70; assists in folding of nascent polypeptide chains; refolding of misfolded proteins; utilizes ATPase activity to help fold; co-chaperones are DnaJ and GrpE; multiple copies in some bacteria) — its product is NQADQLIYQTEKNLKEFEGKLSDDDKKSLEEAVEKLKSASAGSNPEDIKSATEALNSAWNKIAGKMYESSKQEEAGAQAPPDPTDEPKKGDDKEIEDADFEVVDD
- a CDS encoding tetratricopeptide repeat protein, with the translated sequence MRTDTNMTLNRIFYSCLAALLLVVGCVKESPADLLSQSKSLIQERKYSDAITVLRQLMDKYPESELAAEGQYMLGDTYIAFNKNFEQALNEYRVVVQNYPETRFAINAQFMIGYVYANFVQDYNQARMEYERFLELYSTEADSGLVQSVKFELENLGRDLNEIPQLKHISS
- a CDS encoding MoxR family ATPase, with product MTDFNLTELNDKIAKESVFVKPLIDEIGKVIVGQNEVVTKILIGLLSNGHILLEGVPGLAKTTIVKTVAQLIETKFQRIQFTPDMLPADLIGTLIYNQKTGGFETKQGPLFANIILADEINRSPAKVQSALLEAMQERQITIGEETFLLDDPFLVFATQNPIEQEGTYPLPEAQVDRFMMKLKVDYPSKDEELEILRKVAVINSKTELVPVVNPSAIKKARLVVSDIYVDEKIEKYVVDLILATRDPDSYELGEISDLIAYGGSPRATIFLILASRARAFLEGRGYVIPEDVRYVGFDILRHRIIPTYEAEAEEVSSEDLIQRLFDTIEVP